The following nucleotide sequence is from Deltaproteobacteria bacterium.
GCGCCTCTATCCCAGCCTTGCCTTCGCATCGATGCGGGATGAACTCTGCTTGCAGGCGGCGGACGTCCTGGTCTACGACAAGTGCCGCTGGATGCAGACATGGGTGCGGCCGCAGCAGTAGAGGGCGGACCGAGAAGCGGCTCGTACCTTGGACGAACGGGAGGACTGATGCCGAGACAGCGAAGCCTCGTGACGGTGATCCGCGACATGGTGCAGCAGGAGGTGCGCTCCGCGATCCAGTCGTTGCTCGGAGGCATCTCTACCGGAAGGCGGGTAGCGAAGGGTCGTCGCCGTCGCCGCAAGGCGCGCGGGAAATGGCGCCCTGGTGGTCCTGGTCGTCCGCCGAAGGCCGTTACCGAGAGGGCAGCGCATAGGAGGGCCGTGGTGACGACTCCGGTTTCGAAGGTGAAGACCGGCAGCCGTCGCAGGCGTCGGCGTGGTCCCGGTCGTCCACCCGGATCGAAGAACAAGGCGGCATGATGGCGAAGACCGACGAGGTGTGGACGCAGTTGGCGACCCGCATTCCGAAAGAGCTCCACCGGCGCCTGAAGCTGCACTGCGTGACGCACGACATCGCGCTCATGCTTTTCGTGGTCGAGGCGATTGAGGAGAAGCTCGGGCGCAAGGCCAAGCCGAGGAAGGGGACGGCCTGAGCTGCCGCTCCGCTGGGAAGGGCTGGCGGAGCGGGGGTGATGACGGGGACCCGCATGCCGTGCTAGCCAGAGAAGCGTGACGATCAGGCCGGAGGAGGTGCGCGCCAAGCTGGAGGCCGGGCGCACGGCAATCGCGGAACGGCTGCACCTTCTCGCTGACGAGATCGAGGCGCTCCCCCTCGAAGGTGCTACGGAGGCGCTCTCGTGGTTCGGGGATCAGATCGAGCGCCTGCTGCGGGAAGCCGACCGAATCCTCGGCGCCGACCTTGGCCATCACCGGCCCTGAACGTCTTCCACCGCGCCCGCCCTCCCTTTTCAGGCCGACAAGGCGGCGGCCGACAGCCTCGCCACGGACACCGGGCTACCTTGAATTTCCGGGGAGCGCATACTAAGGATCGCGCTTCTCTAAGGATCGCGCTTCTCTACGGAAGTTCATGGGAATCAAAGAGAATCTCGCAGAGCTCGAGCGCCGGAACCGCGAGGCGCTGCTCGGCGGGGGCGAGGAGCGCATCGCCAAGCGCCACGCCGAGGGCAAGGGCAGTGCGCGCGACCGCATCGACCAGCTCCTCGACCCGGGGAGCTTCGTCGAGCTCGACCGCTTCAAGACCCACCGCTGCCTCGACTTCGGCATGGCCGAGCGGAAGATCTACGGCGACGGCGTGGTCACCGGCCACGGCACCATCGACGGCCGCCTGGTCTTCATCTTCTCGCAGGACTTCACCGTCTTCGGCGGCAGCCTCTCGGGCGCCTTCGCGGAGAAGGTGGTCAAGATCATGGACCTCGCCATGAAGGCGGGCGCGCCCGTGATCGGCCTCAACGATTCGGGCGGCGCGCGCATCCAGGAGGGTGTGGTCAGCCTCGCCGGCTACGCCGACATCTTCCTCCGCAACGTGCTCGCCTCGGGTGTGATCCCGCAGATCTCGGTCATCATGGGGCCGTGCGCCGGCGGCGCCGTCTACTCGCCCGCGATGACGGACTTCATCCTCATGGTGAAGAACACCGGCTACATGTTCATCACCGGGCCCGACGTGATCCGGACGGTCACGCACGAAGAGGTGACGCAGGAGGAGCTGGGGGGCGCCGACACCCACAACACGCGGAGCGGCGTCGCGCACTTCGAGGGCGCCAACGAGGCCGACACCCTCGCCATGGTGCGCGAGCTCCTCTCCTTCATCCCGTCGAACAACCTGGACGATCCGCCCTTCGTGACGACCGACGACCCCCCCGACCGCCGCGACCCGGCCCTCGCCTCGATCGTGCCCGAGAACCCGAACAAGCCCTACGACATGCGCCAGGTGATCGCGGCGGTGGTCGACGACGGCGACTTCTTCGAAGTGCAGCAGGCGTTCGCGCGGAACATCCTGTGCGGCTTCGCGCGCCTCGGCGGGCGCTCGGTCGGCATCGTCGCCAACCAGCCGGCCTTCCTCGCCGGCGTGCTCGACATCGATGCCTCGGTCAAGGCGGCGCGCTTCGTCCGCTTCTGCGACTGCTTCAACATCCCGCTGGTGACGTTCGTCGACGTGCCGGGCTTCCTCCCCGGCACGGCGCAGGAGTTCGGTGGCATCATCAAGCACGGGGCGAAGCTGCTCTACGCCTTCTGCGAGGCGACCGTGCCGAAGATCACGGTCATCACGCGCAAGGCGTACGGCGGCGCCTACGACGTCATGTCGTCCAAGCACATCCGCGGCGACGTGAACCTCGCCTACCCCACCGCCGAGATCGCGGTCATGGGCCCCGACGGCGCCGTCAGCATCGTCTTCCGCAACGAGATCGAGCGGGCGAAGGACCCCGCCGCCGAGCGGGAACGGCTGGTCGCCGAGTACCGGCGCACCTTCGCCAACCCGTACAAGGCCGCCGAGCTCGGCTACATCGACGAGATCATCCAGCCCGCCGACACCCGCCCGCGCTTGATCGGCGCGCTCGAGATGCTGCAGAACAAGCGCGACCGGAACCCGCCCAAGAAACATGGCAACATCCCACTCTAAGCGCCCGCCCTTCACGCGCATCCTGGTGGCGAACCGCGGCGAGATCGCCGTGCGCGTCATGCGCGCCTGCCGCGAGCTCGGCATCGAGTCGGTCGCCGTCTATTCGGAGCCCGACCGCAGCGCCCTCCACGTCCGCCAGGCCGACCACGCCTACCCGATCGGGCCGGCAGCGGCCGCCGAGAGCTACCTCCGCATCGACAAGCTGATCGCGGTGGCTCTGGAGTCCCGGGCCGACGCGATCCACCCCGGCTACGGCTTCCTCTCCGAGCGCGCCGCCTTCGCCCAGGCGTGCGCCGACGCGGGTGTCGTCTTCATCGGACCGTCGGCGCACGCGATCGCGGCCATGGGCGACAAGGTCGAGGCCCGCCGCCTCATGCGCAAGGCCGGCGTGCCGGTCGTTCCCGGCTCCGACCACGCCCTCAGCTCGGACGGCGAGGTGGAGAAGCTCGCGAGCGCGATCGGCTTCCCCGTGATGCTGAAGGCCGCCGGGGGCGGCGGCGGCAAGGGCATGCGCCTCGTCGAGTCTCCCGACCAGCTCAAGAGCGCGCTCCGCGCCGCGCGCTCCGAGGCCCGGTCCGCCTTCGGCGACGACCGCGTCTACGTCGAGAAGGCGATCGTTCGCCCACGCCACATCGAGGTGCAGGTGCTCGGCGACACGCACGGCCACGTCGTCCACCTCTACGAGCGCGAGTGCTCCGTCCAGCGCCGGCACCAGAAGGTGATCGAGGAGTCGCCGTCCACGGCCCTCGATGAGGCCACGCGAAGCGAAATGGGCCGCGTCGCGGTCGCGGCGGCGAAGGCGGTCGACTACGTCGGCGCGGGCACGGTCGAGTTCCTGGTCGACCAGGAGCGGCGCTTCCACTTCCTCGAGATGAACACCCGCATCCAGGTCGAGCACCCGATCACGGAGGCGGTGACCGGGGTCGATCTCGTGAAGGCGCAGATCGAGATCGCGGCCGGGCGGCCGCTCGGCTTCGAGCAAGCGGACGTCGTCCAGCGCGGCTGGGCGATCGAGTGCCGCATCTACGCCGAGGATCCGGAGAACAACTTCCTCCCCGCGCCGGGCCGCATCGCCGTGCTGCGCGTGCCGAGCGGGATCGGCATCCGCGACGACTCGGGCGTGTACGAGGGCTTCGAGGTCTCGACCCATTACGACCCGATCCTCTCCAAGCTGGTCGCCTGGGGCGCCACCCGGGACGAGGCGATCGGCCGCATGCTGCGCGCCCTCGGCGAGTACGTGATCGTCGGCCCGACCGCCAACGTCGCCTTCCACCGCTGGGCCCTCCGGCACCCCGCCTTCCGCGCCGGCGACATCGACACCGGCTTCATCGCCCGCCACTTCACGCCCGCGGCGCTGGCCGAGGGGACGGAGGCCGACCTGCCCCTCATCGGCGCCGCGCTGGCCGCCATCGCGCGCGGCGGGACGGCCGTCGGCGCGAACGGGGCCGGCCCCCCTGGCCCGCCGCGCTCGCGCTGGCGGGAGCTCGCGCGGCGCGAGGCGCTCCGTGAGTAGCCCCCGCCCGGCGCGTTTCACGGCGCTGGTGGGCGTGGCCACGCACGCGCTCGAGGTCGCAGCGCTCGGCGAGGGGCGCTATCGGATCGCGATCGACGGGCGCGAGCGCATCGTCGACTGCCGCGAGACGGGCGCCGGCACCTTCTCCCTCCTGATCGACCACGCCGCCGCCGAGGTCAGCGTGGCCAACCGGGGCGACGAGTTCCAGGTGGCCGTCGCGGGCCG
It contains:
- a CDS encoding acyl-CoA carboxylase subunit beta encodes the protein MGIKENLAELERRNREALLGGGEERIAKRHAEGKGSARDRIDQLLDPGSFVELDRFKTHRCLDFGMAERKIYGDGVVTGHGTIDGRLVFIFSQDFTVFGGSLSGAFAEKVVKIMDLAMKAGAPVIGLNDSGGARIQEGVVSLAGYADIFLRNVLASGVIPQISVIMGPCAGGAVYSPAMTDFILMVKNTGYMFITGPDVIRTVTHEEVTQEELGGADTHNTRSGVAHFEGANEADTLAMVRELLSFIPSNNLDDPPFVTTDDPPDRRDPALASIVPENPNKPYDMRQVIAAVVDDGDFFEVQQAFARNILCGFARLGGRSVGIVANQPAFLAGVLDIDASVKAARFVRFCDCFNIPLVTFVDVPGFLPGTAQEFGGIIKHGAKLLYAFCEATVPKITVITRKAYGGAYDVMSSKHIRGDVNLAYPTAEIAVMGPDGAVSIVFRNEIERAKDPAAERERLVAEYRRTFANPYKAAELGYIDEIIQPADTRPRLIGALEMLQNKRDRNPPKKHGNIPL
- the accC gene encoding acetyl-CoA carboxylase biotin carboxylase subunit; translation: MATSHSKRPPFTRILVANRGEIAVRVMRACRELGIESVAVYSEPDRSALHVRQADHAYPIGPAAAAESYLRIDKLIAVALESRADAIHPGYGFLSERAAFAQACADAGVVFIGPSAHAIAAMGDKVEARRLMRKAGVPVVPGSDHALSSDGEVEKLASAIGFPVMLKAAGGGGGKGMRLVESPDQLKSALRAARSEARSAFGDDRVYVEKAIVRPRHIEVQVLGDTHGHVVHLYERECSVQRRHQKVIEESPSTALDEATRSEMGRVAVAAAKAVDYVGAGTVEFLVDQERRFHFLEMNTRIQVEHPITEAVTGVDLVKAQIEIAAGRPLGFEQADVVQRGWAIECRIYAEDPENNFLPAPGRIAVLRVPSGIGIRDDSGVYEGFEVSTHYDPILSKLVAWGATRDEAIGRMLRALGEYVIVGPTANVAFHRWALRHPAFRAGDIDTGFIARHFTPAALAEGTEADLPLIGAALAAIARGGTAVGANGAGPPGPPRSRWRELARREALRE